DNA sequence from the Polyodon spathula isolate WHYD16114869_AA unplaced genomic scaffold, ASM1765450v1 scaffolds_1524, whole genome shotgun sequence genome:
TTCCATTGcacttcatataaaaaaaaatactgcacttaTATTTACACATGCATACCTTTCATATACATtgtaatacattacattattgtaatttacatttattacaaGATAATATTTCTAACTGATATGTATGACAATTTGAAACTATTAAGTAGAAAGCCATGTGATGTTTTAATCATAGCAGTTCTTTAATAGAGTCCTggtgaaatgttgtttttgaatCAGTAGAAAAGAGTATCAATTGCACATAAATAGTACTACATAGAAGGCTCAATTTCTAAAAGCAGagtttttgctgtatttaaattaacagcaAGTTGTGTTATCCAGCTACTCATTTCAATTCAAATTACATATTGGAACTTCAGTGTATGTTACCGTCACtagcattaattaattaaagttaaaatacaagcCGGAACATGTGTTTGTATAATAGGCATTCAGTTTTGTTGCTGTTCATTAAATCAAATCTTCCCTAAAAGTAAAATATACCCACTTggataaaagaaaaattaatcaCAATGCTCACGACTGTGTTGGAACCTTGATAAAAACGAATTAAGAGGAAACCACTTCTTTATTATAAACTGTACCGAGCACAGCGATTTACTATGAATGGTACAAGATTTCTCaacaaataactatttacaaTTAGTGGTTTAAGTTAGCTGTAGATCTGCTGAACATTCAGATCATGATATCTGAACCAACTGATTGCATTGAGAGTTAGTACAGTGAAAATGGACAGGACTAGTAGTGCTGTTAGCAGTTCTAAGGCAAAAGACGGCTCTTGTAGCTTCTGCTCATTGAGTCAACATCCACATCAGTTCCATTTTGTTCAGTAAAGAAAAGTTTCAGTGCGACTGGTGACTGGATCACAGAGCAGATTAAGGTTGTAATGGTCTCTTGAGGCACCACACATTGTTCTTCGAGTTAACACTGTTGAGAATCAAGGAAAGAATTTAGGTTAATGTAAAACAAGAGGAAAATCAGTTACAACTAAATATTTCATATAAACATTTTTGAGTAATCATATAACTGATTACCTAAAGAAGTTAACTACTAAAATTATTCAATTTGTGATATACTGTAGGTCTCATATTTACAGCTTTTAATAAACCTTTATCAGCAAACATGGGTCACGCTACATTTTAAGGGCCGCTTTTGTAGTTTATTAACCAATAAATGTTCATTTTGCGCTAAGGGCTATACATTAAGATCTTTACAAACTAATGGAACGGGCTGTGTTGTGCGGTCACTGCCGTATGGTGCTGTTCCCGTGTCAGGATAGTGCAGTGAAAAGCTCTATAAccaatgcagatgagcccggacTCTTTCTCACTTTTggcactgtagtttttttttttaagatgcttgGAACCTAATGCATTAGTCTCCACTTAATGCAGTGGTCCCAGCatcagcaacaaaacaaacaaacaaacaaacaaaaaaaaatactgtgtacGATTTATAGTAAAAATACCAAAATCCATTTCATTGTCTAAAAGGACTGAGAAAGATGCAGTGAATGGATATGCGCAGCAAGTACACTTTGTTTTCTCCAAGCACTTAATCAATGTCAGATCACACAGGATCCTACCTTCTTATAAAGCAATGCCAGGTTTATATCAAGATCTGAAATGATATATTGTGTGTCTTACCTAAACTCAAAAGTTCTAATTTTATGCTACATACCCGCTAAAGAACCGGCTTCTCGTGATCCTGCTTTTCTTCTGTTTCCTCATCTGAAtctaaaaccaaataaaacattattttacactaACTGTCTTAATATTgccagtaaaacaaatacaactgacTGTCGTGTGTCCTTATTTGTACCGTATTTGTGGAAAACAgaaattaactaaaataaatccTTACAGAGGATTCTAAAACATTGATTACCAGTGGACATGTTGTGTTTTCCAGACTTTTTCTATTTTATCACTGTAAGTCAGATGGAAGTAGGATCCTGTCTATCCCCATACACtcaagaaaatgttgttaaaaaaataaataaatcaacatattGCAGAAAGAAAATCCAATTACACTATTCAGAACAGTAAACAATAAGAATATATAAGACTTTTGTCATGAATAATTCATTCAGTGTATACATTACTTGCCAAGATATGTTTTCCTAAACAGTGCAGAATAAGAAGAATTCAAAATGGACAATAGTAGAATTTTTaaatggacacaaattcaaaatgaattcaaGTGGACCAGCACAGGAATAACAGCGAATGCATTGACATTTGTATGAATCTGCAGCCATTATTTGATCATCTGTAACCATAATGTTACATCCTAGTACTGAAGAATActaaatttgtattattaatttaatattaacaAAGAGAAAAGGTCTAACAAAAGAGATATTCGACAAACATATTATTAGCCACTTAAAAAGGCAAACTTAAAGAAAGTATACGCCCTGTGTGCTTGCCGAACGTTGGTTGTTTTTGACGGACTGCTTTTGGAAAGCTCTTTTGAAGACTTCAAGGAGCTAGCCAATTAAACAAGCATTATTTTTAGTTACTGAGTTGCATTCCCAAGAAAGTAGCAAACATCTTTCTTTTGTGTAAACTGACACTTCAAGATCACAAACCACAATGCAAACTTGGCTGCAAAGGTATGCAATGGAAAATTCACACATGTGTACCGCAATCCACAGTTAACTGCACAGCATTCTAGGGAACACAACCAATAGATCAGTTCCACAGGGTTTGGCACCTCAAACTGGCTAAAATACAGTAAGCCACAGCTGCTTTAATTTCACCATGTTCCTGATAAGCCTCAGTCTGATTCTGCGGCTTAACAGTTCTAAAATACAGTTAGAGCACTTGGTAAATGTTAATGAAATTACTGAGAAACATAACAGACCACAACTCCATTACCTGCAACATAGACAAAGATTCAGACAAGGGCAGAAGTAATAGCAACATTGTGGTTATgttgctgaatttaaaaaataggtCTTTGTTAGAATTGTGTTAGTCCTAGTCTTTgaataaacataaatattatgATTAAACAATGTCCTTGTGCTGATTCATCTAGGTGCTGTGGAACTGCTGAAATTACAAATCAAGTACAGCAGGCTTTTAAGAAACTGCAATTATTATCAGGATTCAGCTGTACATGTCTGTAAGTGTATCCGccaacattcaaataaaatgaacaaaatattgtGTTCTCGTTTACTGAGAACTTTAGGCAGACGTACTGATGCAGGAGTGCCATGCTGTGGCCAAATAAAAGAACTACACCATTACATACTGCTTATTACCAGTGGCTATGTTTCCATTAAAATGTCAAAGTGAATCAGCAGTTATGTGTATGTAAGAATTTGGCAAAGGTGATACATATAATCAGGAAAAAACTGTTTCCATTAAAATCCATTACTAGAGAAAAAACTGGCCAACATACTGACAACACCCATATGAAAGAGAGCCAGAGGGTGTGGTTGCTATAACTCCGTAAGCATGTATCAAATTTGGTGAGATGTATGCAGACGGACgctctaaaataaaactgcattattACCCCTGTctctttttgtaaagcccatgcaatacatttgttttcaataatCTGAAGTAAGAGTACTCTAATGTCTGTAGCTGCTACTCAAAGGATTTTTAGAAAATGATGTTGTACCGCTATTTCTTTAATGTAGCAGTAGTTCCAGTGTGTAACTGACACGTTTAGTTGAGTGATATCGTAAGCTGGGAGCACAGCAATTCGGTTAGcattaaagcacttttaaaacacGAACGTTTCAGTGAAAACACCGACTGTAACGTTCCACGCTACCGTTCCACCCCCCCCCTTAGAATTTTTCTGAAATAACACACCTTGCTGTGACCACTGAATCAATCACACCAACAGAAGGCACTGGATCACCTTTGCTGCACACACAACACCACTTACATATGCAGGGATCATTTGTTACTTTTTTGCCATCGTTATATTTGCACTATATGTTTCTCACACACAGTCTAGTGAGACAGACAACAATGACAGCAGTAAAGTGTGGAACTGCATGTCCTGTCTGCCACAGTCAGAGAGAGGCGTTTATAAATCCAGGACATGCAACAACAGCTTTCATACTAGGTGGAATATTTATGTGATCATTGAGTTCTTCATGAGTTTTTGCCCTTACCTGCTACAGACTCTGGAGGCGAGTAGAACTGTCCATCAGACAGAGGGCCTGGGTGAATGAGCACCGCCCTCTCTGAGGCATCCGGAACCGACAGGAACCCTACAAAACGTGCACCGCAGATGATTAGGATGTATTGGAGGATGCTTTCAACACATCCTTCTGACTCTCTAagaagtcatttttaaatatcagaTTACTTTgaaaggaccaaaacaaaatgcatgctcACTATTTTCATCCTCCATCTCCTGTGGCAATACTTTGAAGTCCAAAAACCAGGTCTCTATCCATGCTAGTACGAAGGACACAATAGGCAGCAGGTAGCCAAAAGCCCCTTGGGTAAGCAGCTGAAAGATACAGTCTCTTAATGCAGAATTGTGCTTTTGTGACTCTTCAGATATTTAGGACATTTTGTAATATGCATACATACCTTTGAGATGATGACTTTAACTATTAAAAAAGCACTGGTAACTGCTGTTGTTATCTgaaatgtagaaattaaaaaactgattttatttatatatatatatatatatatatatatatatatatatatatatatatatatatatatatatatatatatatatatatacacacacacacacacacacacttaccatattttctagttttagtttaattttttatCTATATGGTGACCCTAAGGTAACAgatattttaatgttattcagTCAATGTTTATAATGCCAAAGTTAAAACTTTATAAATGcagagtacatttttaaaaagcatcaaaCAAAAGTCGATAATATGAAGATACAGAATGAGACAAACAACTGTGTGCTATATAATATATTGAATAATTTGTTTAAGTTTGCCTAGAAATGATTATAGCTTCTCATGCTAATGTATATAGTTTAGTTAGTCAGGTTTCCTGGATTGCCTTGAACATCTCAGCTCATCTGTTGTCAATGCCCAGTAATCAACTTTGGAAAGTGGTTCTGCAACACAGTCTACAGGTCACCTGACCTAAACTGTGTGTTCTGCATACAAATACTTTCCATGCATTCCATATGATAAAAGGTAAAATGATAAGATCAAAAATCATAAGTGCACCACCTTGAATGCACATACAGTGGACTTCAGTGCCTTGGGTCACAGCTTTTGTTATGATTTCAGCAAAAATGTAAGTGCAGTAGTGACCAATTTAACCACCTGTACTAGCATAACAACCAACAAGGTTAAAAACTTACCGCTATAGCCCACCAATGTCTCAACCTGCACACTGCATAAGCAAGTATCAGTAGAGTAAATCGAAAAACTGCTAGGACCTGCAGTTAAAAACAAACGCTGTACTGTGTAAAAACATCCATATATTTGCACACAAAACCCTCACTGGTAAATACGGAATACTACTggtatttttaaagtaacttttgaaatgtgtttaagactaaacttattattactattttatgtTTACTATGGTCATAATTCTGGTTTAGTTACTTATTTACTATCCTTTACTTTAACTGTTAATCAAATCATCTTAgcaggaatatattttaaattaaattgccaATATAAAATGCTGCCAAATATACAATAATACTAAACAAGGTAATTTGACCTTAGTTTGACAATACAATACATGGAATACATGATCTGTACCATGGTGTGCCATGCAAATCCAACTGATGTTTCTAGAAATATTCACAGCCCTGTTCGACAACCCCCATTT
Encoded proteins:
- the LOC121309831 gene encoding STARD3 N-terminal-like protein isoform X1, translated to MESALSGSVDSRASLRTVSSINAVQLAARLESYESGEKKSISDVRRTFCLFVTFDLLFITFLWIIELNVDGGIERQLSKEVLYYDYHSSFFDIFVLAVFRFTLLILAYAVCRLRHWWAIAITTAVTSAFLIVKVIISKLLTQGAFGYLLPIVSFVLAWIETWFLDFKVLPQEMEDENRFLSVPDASERAVLIHPGPLSDGQFYSPPESVAVLTRRTMCGASRDHYNLNLLCDPVTSRTETFLY
- the LOC121309831 gene encoding STARD3 N-terminal-like protein isoform X2, which codes for MESALSGSVDSRASLRTVSSINAVQLAARLESYESGEKKSISDVRRTFCLFVTFDLLFITFLWIIELNVDGGIERQLSKEVLYYDYHSSFFDIFVLAVFRFTLLILAYAVCRLRHWWAIAITTAVTSAFLIVKVIISKLLTQGAFGYLLPIVSFVLAWIETWFLDFKVLPQEMEDENRFLSVPDASERAVLIHPGPLSDGQFYSPPESVADSDEETEEKQDHEKPVL